From the genome of Coturnix japonica isolate 7356 unplaced genomic scaffold, Coturnix japonica 2.1 chrUnrandom486, whole genome shotgun sequence:
GACCCTTCCGGCTTTGCCACGAGGTGGTGCACCCCGAAACTTACTACAGGGATTGTATGGCCGACCGGTGTCACAGCAATGGGGTCTGCAGGGTCGTGGCTGCCTACGTGGCTGCGTGTcaggaggtggggaaggaggtCCTGGAGTGGAGATCACAAGGGTTCTGTGGTgagttggggggtgggggatatgggtgggatggggtgtgGGACCCATAGAGCATCACTAGGAACCTAGTAGGGTAGGGGGGTGGGGATgtggccccatagagcaccccaAGAGCCCAAGGGTGGTAGTGGATGAGGACCCAAGAGCCCAAGGGTGGTGGTGGGATGGGAatctggccccatagagcaccccaAGGACTCAAGGCTggttgtggggtggggatgtggccccatagagcaccccaAGGACCCAAGGCTGGTTGTGGGGTGGGAatctggccccatagagcaccccaAGGACCCAAGGCTggttgtggggtggggatgtggccccatagagaaccccaAGGACCCAAGGCTggttgtggggtggggatgtggCCCCATAGGGCACCCCAAGGACCCAAAGGTGGTGGTGGGATGGAGACacaaccccatagaacccattgaGGAACCCACTGTCCCAAATGGGACACGGCCATCTTGGGTGGGATCCTGACCCCCAAAAAAGGGGTCTGAGACCCCTGCCCTCAAAGTCCCcttcaccccacagcacccaacTGCCCCAAGGGAACCCGCTACGCTCTCTGCACCCCAAACTGCGCCCACGAGTGTCGCGAGGGCTGCGTGTCCCCCCACGACCCCCAAAGCGGGGGCAAGAAATGTGGGGCAGCATCAACACCGGTGACCTCAGGGACGTGTAGGGCTGTGGGGACACATCACTACCTGAGCTTCGATGGGGCGGCTGTGACCGTAAGGGATAATTGCACCTACGTGGTGGCACGGAGCTGCAGTGAGGATGGAGCCCACCCCCCATTTGAGGTGACGGCCACGGACCCCCAGGGGGGGGTCAGGAATCGGAGCGTGGTCGTTGCTGTGCATGGACATCGCTTTGTGATGAGCGCTGGGAAACACGTGgtggtgaggaggaggaggaggaagggtgGGAGATACGGGGGGAcggagggggatatggggcatatggggggatggagggggttgggagggagatatgggggagaTAGAGGCACTAGGGTGGGAGATGGGGGGATAgagagggtggggagggggtaTGGGATGAAGGAGGCGGTGGGGAGGGGAAGAtgagggagatggaggggctgaggagggggagatgggatggagggggtgggaagggggatatgggggagatggaggggtggggtgggagatatggggggtggagggggatatgggggatatgagggggatggagggggtggggagggggatatgggggcatggatggatggatggatggatggatggatggatggatcGCAGCGGTCAATGCGTATCATGGACAACCATCCATCCCCTCACTATtgccccccaaaccccccaatTCCCACCCCATAAAGGTCGACAGCTCCGCGgttcctcttcccttctgcctGCCCCACCGGGCCGCCTGCCTGGCCCACAAAGCTGCCACCATCCTCCTCGTCACCGACTTCGGCCTCCGAGTCACCGTGGGCCCCGGGGACATGTTGTCCGTCACCGTGCCTTCCTCCTACCACAACTCCACCTGCGGCCTCTGCGGCAACTTCGATGGTCGCCACCATAACGACCACCTCCATCGTAACGACGTGGCCACGTGTCACCGTCTGTGTCCAGGACCCAAATGTCCCCCGTGTCGACAGCCCCCCAAGAATGAGTACATCCACAGCAAGCTTTGCAATGTCCTGAAGGACCCCCAGGGTCCTTTTGGGGTCTGTCATGATGTTGTTCGTCCTGGGATTTACTTTGAGATCTGTCTGTGGGAGCTCTGCGAGTCCCCCGGGGACAGGGATGCCCTTGGAGAGGTCCTGGCAGCTTACGACGCCGCTTGTCGCCAGGCAAAGATCCGGGTGGGACCGTGGCGCATCCCCAGGACCTGCCGTGAGTTGGGGACcatggggggatgtggggtgggagggggtcCTGGGGGTGGGAGAACAGCAGAATCCAGCTGTGGTGAGACCACCAGAACCCAACCATGGTGAGGTTGTAGGAATCCATCCATGATAGAGCCAATAGAACCCAACCATGATGGGTCTGTTGGGATTATATCCATGATGGAGCCAATAGAACCCAACCATGATGGGTCTGTTGGGATCCCATCCATGATAGAGCCAATAGAACCCATGATCTTGTCCCTCCCCCCATGGTGGCAcgtccccatgtccccaccaAAGCCTTTCATCACCCACAGCTTCATGGTGTGTGCCGGGCAATGGCTGCAGACCCGGGGTCAGCTGTGTCCCCCATCCAAATTTAATGAGGAGGGACCTGTCTCCAGGtgagggggatttggggtgggggggatttggggtgggggggatcATAGGATGGGGGGGAGAAGTTGTTATTGGGGGAGGGTGGATGGGAGATGGAGGGAAGGAtagagggagggatggaggaaccTTGGATGGaagatggatggagggatggagggatggatgatggatggatggatggggatggatggatgacagatggatggagggatgaaTAGAGGAACCATATCTGATCCTAACTACGTGTCCCCCCCAGGAAACCTTCTGGGAGTGCTGCAGCCGCTGCTGTCTCCAAACCTGCCCCTCCCCATCAACCCACCGCTGCTGTGACCCCCCTCCCCAACTCCTCATCCCACCCCCTTCTcccaattaattaatttaactCCTTAATAAAACGCTTCCGCTTCCATTTCCACGtgtccttcctcctcccaccccacaggGTCAGAACGGGAGCCAAACTCACCACCAGTTTAACCCTTTATTGGCCGTGTCGGTGACAACGGTGTCCCCAACCCCACCATGGTGTGTCACCaactcccccctccccatggGGTGACGGCGGTTGATCTCATGCACAACCTGCAGCTCAGATCTTGCCAGGGAAGGTCCCTTCCTCGCGGTATTCGTCCCACGTTGTCACCTGTGGGGGGAGAATAAGGATATGAGTGGGGGTAGGGGACATATGGACCCCAGTGTGACACTGTGGTGTCCCCTATGGGGGAGCtgagggatatggggacatcatggggacaccatggggacaccaAGAGGGACCTGAAAGACACCATAGGGATACCAGGAGGGACCTGAAGGAcatggggacaccatggggacaccaAGAGAGGCctgtgggatatggggacaccATAAGGGACATAGGGACACCGCAAGGGTATCACAATGGACAtgagggatatggggacaccatagggacaccatgaGGGTGGGGTTGTCACCTGTGGGGGGAGGAACAGGGACCTGAGTGGGGGTGGGGGACATACAGACCCCAATATGACACTGTGGTATTCCCTATGGGGGAGTtgagggatatggggacatCATGGGGACACCAAGAGGGACCTGAAAGACACCATAGGGATACCAGGAGGGACCTGAAGGACATGGGGACATCAGGAGGGACATAAGGACACCACAAGGGTATCATGATGGAcctgggggatatggggacatcaTGGGGACACCAGGAGGGACATAGGGACACCACAAGGGTACCATGATGGACctgagggacatggggacaccatAAGGGACATAGGGACACCACAAGGGTATCATGATGGACCTGAGGGATATGGNNNNNNNNNNNNNNNNNNNNNNNNNNNNNNNNNNNNNNNNNNNNNNNNNNNNNNNNNNNNNNNNNNNNNNNNNNNNNNNNNNNNNNNNNNNNNNNNNNNNNNNNNNNNNNNNNNNNNNNNNNNNNNNNNNNNNNNNNNNNNNNNNNNNNNNNNNNNNNNNNNNNNNNNNNNNNNNNNNNNNNNNNNNNNNNNNNNNNNNNNNNNNNNNNNNNNNNNNNNNNNNNNNNNNNNNNNNNNNNNNNNNNNNNNNNNNNNNNNNNNNNNNNNNNNNNNNNNNNNNNNNNNNNNNNNNNNNNNNNNNNNNNNNNNNNNNNNNNNNNNNNNNNNNNNNNNNNNNNNNNNNNNNNNNNNNNNNNNNNNNNNNNNNNNNNNNNNNNNNNNNNNNNNNNNNNNNNNNNNNNNNNNNNNNNNNNNNNNNNNNNNNNNNNNNNNNNNNNNNNNNNNNNNNNNNNNNNNNNNNNNNNNNNNNNNNNNNNNNNNNNNNNNNNNNNNNNNNNNNNNNNNNNNNNNNNNNNNNNNNNNNNNNNNNNNNNNNNNNNNNNNNNNNNNNNNNNNNNNNNNNNNNNNNNNNNNNNNNNNNNNNNNNNNNNNNNNNNNNNNNNNNNNNNNNNNNNNNNNNNNNNNNNNNNNNNNNNNNNNNNNNNNNNNNNNNNNNNNNNNNNNNNNNNNNNNNNNNNNNNNNNNNNNNNNNNNNNNNNNNNNNNNNNNNNNNNNNNNNNNNNNNNNNNNNNNNNNNNNNNNNNNNNNNNNNNNNNNNNNNNNNNNNNNNNNNNNNNNNNNNNNNNNNNNNNNNNNNNNNNNNNNNNNNNNNNNNNNNNNNNNNNNNNNNNNNNNNNNNNNNNNNNNNNNNNNNNNNNNNNNNNNNNNNNNNNNNNNNNNNNNNNNNNNNNNNNNNNNNNNNNNNNNNNNNNNNNNNNNNNNNNNNNNNNN
Proteins encoded in this window:
- the LOC116652622 gene encoding IgGFc-binding protein-like, with the protein product MENERVMLHGVPISLPYTVKHPTLTVEQRGWEVELKTPWGLRVAYDGQHGRVSVQVESSYGGQLCGLCGDFDGDPRNDLMPARGWRVDEDEECEDRSGCGEEDGKKGENGEECGVLLDKDGPFRLCHEVVHPETYYRDCMADRCHSNGVCRVVAAYVAACQEVGKEVLEWRSQGFCAPNCPKGTRYALCTPNCAHECREGCVSPHDPQSGGKKCGAASTPVTSGTCRAVGTHHYLSFDGAAVTVRDNCTYVVARSCSEDGAHPPFEVTATDPQGGVRNRSVVVAVHGHRFVMSAGKHVVVDSSAVPLPFCLPHRAACLAHKAATILLVTDFGLRVTVGPGDMLSVTVPSSYHNSTCGLCGNFDGRHHNDHLHRNDVATCHRLCPGPKCPPCRQPPKNEYIHSKLCNVLKDPQGPFGVCHDVVRPGIYFEICLWELCESPGDRDALGEVLAAYDAACRQAKIRVGPWRIPRTCRNLLGVLQPLLSPNLPLPINPPLL